One Mus musculus strain C57BL/6J chromosome X, GRCm38.p6 C57BL/6J DNA window includes the following coding sequences:
- the Gm9133 gene encoding doublesex- and mab-3-related transcription factor C1-like — MHHIWKDGDSEAHLSCTWCFTDWKESTVHKHETRPPKTPREGSSQGTLMRSKPQEPSVLPYAPVTQQQQSVISYSAKNLGPIARPKRYSSVIMQKCTVPQPLLLQPQVPNATKHDSVAAAVEWQRKLEAAEALLALRNSPLPSPVSASPKRHGKMTNSYLWNTR; from the exons ATGCATCATATTTGGAAAGATGGGGACAGTGAGGCTCATCTAAGCTGCACCTGGTGTTTTACAGATTGGAAAGAGAGCACTGTGCACAAGCATGAGACCAGGCCCCCCAAAACCCCACGGGAG GGAAGTTCCCAAGGCACTCTGATGCGCAGCAAGCCACAAGAACCTTCCGTTCTGCCTTATGCTCCAGTGACCCAGCAGCAGCAATCTGTGATTTCTTATTCAGCAAAGAACCTCGGTCCCATTGCCAGGCCCAAAAG ATACTCAAGTGTTATCATGCAAAAGTGTACAGTCCCTCAGCCTCTTCTACTGCAGCCACAG GTCCCTAATGCCACCAAGCACGATTCTGTTGCTGCTGCCGTAGAGTGGCAGAGGAAGCTGGAGGCTGCTGAGGCTCTGTTGGCTCTGAGAAactctcctctgccttctcctgtttctgcctctccaaAAAGGCATGGCAAAATGACCAATAGCTATCTATGGAACACAAGGTAG